Sequence from the Nitrosopumilus sp. genome:
AGATTTTTTTGTACCAGCATGAAAAACAAAAGCATTGTTTGGAATAGAATCAAATCCAGTTATTTCATCATTTTTTGAATATGATTCAGGATATCCTTTAGATGCAAGAACTACGCATACTGCAGATTGTGATTTCCATAAAGCAGGAGGTAATGAAGATAAAGTGCCATTGACACTTGCAACAAAGTAATCATACAAATCAAAATCCATTCTCATAGTAATTGGTTGACATTCAGGATCACCCATTCGAACATTGTATTCTAAAACATATGGTTGTCCATCCCTAATCATAATTCCAGCATACAAAAATCCCTTGAATAAAATTCCCTCATTTTTCATAGCATTGATTGTTTTTTCAATAATTTCTTCTTGAATTATTTTAGCCAATTTTTCATCAACTATAGGAGTAGGAGAATATGCACCCATCCCACCAGTGTTAGGACCCTCATCATTATCAAAAATTCTCTTATGATCTTGACTTGAAGCCATGGGGATTGCCACGTCACCATCAGATAGTGCAATGTAGGAGGCTTCTATGCCATCAATTCTCTCCTCAATAATTATTCTATTTCCAGCATCGCCAAAGGTTTTTTTAATTAAAATTGTCTGAATTGCAGAAAATGCCTCATCAGTACTATTACAAACAATTACACCCTTACCAGCTGCCAATCCATCTGCCTTTACAACGACATTGTAATCAAGCGAGGCAACATAATCTCGAGCTTTTTGAGCATCATCAAATATTTCAAAACGTGCAGTTGGTATGTTATTTCGTTTCATAAAGTTCTTTGCCCATATCTTACTTGATTCAAGTTGAGCGGCCTTTTGAGAAGGTCCAAATATTTTGAGATTTAACTTGTTGAATTTGTCAACAATTCCTGCAGCCAGTGGATCTTCAGGTCCAACAACAGTAAAACAATTATTTTTTTGAGCGAAATTTGCTAGCCCGTCTAAATCATTTACATCAATTTGGACATTGTTTTGAGTCCCACCATTTCCAGGTGCAGTAAAGACAGTTTCAACTTTGTTGCTTTGAGATAATTTCCAAGACAATGCATGTTCTCGTCCTCCAGAACCAACAACTAATACATTTACCAACAAAAATTATCTTTTGGCCAATTATATAATCCAAGTCTCATAAAATCAATTTAGCTTTATAATGCCACAAAGATATCAAAATCCAGATGGAACTTTCTGCCAAATTTGATGCAAAAGCAATCGAATCTCAAGTAAAAGAATACATCAAAACCATAGATTTAGAAAAACAAATTTTTGCATCAGATAAACCAGAAAAAATTCGATTTATTGAAGGTCCTCCAACCATGAATGGAATTCCCCATGCAGGACACCTTAGAGGCAGGGTGATCAAAGATTTGTGGTACAGATTCAACACACTACAGGGCAAAAAAATTGAATTTAACGGTGGATGGGACACACAAGGTCTACCAGTAGAATTGCAGGTAGAAAAAGAGCTTGGAGTCACAGGTGGAAAAACTGAAGCAATCAAAGAATTCGGAGTAGAAAGAATAGTTTCAGAATGTAAAAAAGTTGTAGAGAAATTCAACAAAACATGGGTAGAAGTAGATGAGATGCTTGGGATGTCATTTAATCATGAAAAAGCATATTGGACTTTTAGAGACGAGTTCATAGAAAGAGAATGGCAAGTGCTCAAAAAAGCATATGAAAATAAAATTTTAGAAGAAGATTTTACAGTTATTGCATATTGTCCAAGTTGCCAAACATCACTTAGTCATGCAGAAGTGAATCAAGGGTATGAAGAAGTCAAAGACCCTTCACTATACTACAAAGTAAAACTAGTGAATGAAGA
This genomic interval carries:
- the purD gene encoding phosphoribosylamine--glycine ligase, which translates into the protein MVNVLVVGSGGREHALSWKLSQSNKVETVFTAPGNGGTQNNVQIDVNDLDGLANFAQKNNCFTVVGPEDPLAAGIVDKFNKLNLKIFGPSQKAAQLESSKIWAKNFMKRNNIPTARFEIFDDAQKARDYVASLDYNVVVKADGLAAGKGVIVCNSTDEAFSAIQTILIKKTFGDAGNRIIIEERIDGIEASYIALSDGDVAIPMASSQDHKRIFDNDEGPNTGGMGAYSPTPIVDEKLAKIIQEEIIEKTINAMKNEGILFKGFLYAGIMIRDGQPYVLEYNVRMGDPECQPITMRMDFDLYDYFVASVNGTLSSLPPALWKSQSAVCVVLASKGYPESYSKNDEITGFDSIPNNAFVFHAGTKKSDGKILSNGGRVLGVTALGDTLDSAITNAYVAAEKISWSQKYNRKDIGQKGLSYL